CAAACCACACCCGAAGATTCGGAGTGAAGTTCTGTCCCGTCAGCTCCAACATGGCGACGTCCCCACCACCGTTTAGCTGCAGGTAAAGAATTACGTAATGATAACttactcatacacacacacacacacacaggaccacaAAAGGACAACTAAGCTGAAATcagttttgggggggggggggggggggggggggttgtatcCAGACTCTGCTGTGCACCTGTAAGCTCTCGACCACAGGCACGGGGGTGACAGGCGAGTGGACGGGGCCCATGCCCTCGTAGAAAGTGTATTCGGCCTTGTCTGTGCTGATGATTGTCCAGGAGGCGCCATCGTTGATCATCTCCTTGTTTGGTTCCTTTGGGCATGGAGTGGCCTATCAGGAGGAAGGAGATATAACAGatattacatttagctgacgcttttatccaaagtgacttacagtaagtgcatcaaccatgaggggacaaacccagaacaacaagaatcaagaaaagtacaattttcttcaagaaagccaaactacaaagtgctataagtaagtgccatttaacTAAATTTCTTGTTTAAACTAGTTTTTTTtggagcaacaagccgattggcagatgcagagcggagtgaacgggctggggtgtaacgtttgaacatgtcctggatgtagactggacccgagCCGTTTGCAGCACGGTACACATGTACTAATGTTGTAACGGACgtgggcagccactggtaaccagtgacGGGaagcggaggagcggagtagtgtgagtgaatttaggttaaagaccagtcgagctgctgcattctggatgagctgcagaggtcggatggcgctagcaggtagaccagccaggagcGAGTTacagtagtctaggcgtgagatgacaagagcctggaccagagcctgcgCCGCctattctcctgatgttgtgcagcatgtatcaacaggaacgtgttgttacagtaatgtttgcagtaagggagagttgactgtcgagtgtcacacccaggttcctagcagtctgggtgggggctaacacagagttttcaaaggtaatagtcaggtggtgggtgggagagcctttccctggaagggATCAAAACCCCTTTCCTCAGAACTGAGGAAAggggagagcctttccctggaagggATCAAAACCCCTTTCCTCAGAACTGAGATCAAACATCTCTCTGGGACCTTACAATCATCTAAAAAGCATCAGATCCTGGTGGTGAGTGGAACCCACACTGATCTTCAAAGAGAAAATGGCCCCATTACAGtaatataaagacaaaataatggaTGAAGGATCGAGCTCGATCACTGTGTGGTTCAGAGAGGTGAAGCAATCATCTCCAATCGTGTGTGAAGTGTAAGATTGACTTGATCAGAGGAAGAAACGACCTCGACCCTGAATTGATTCTGAAAAGTGAAGAGTGGGAAGATGTTCTGAGGGTTTGAGGTGGAACACTGACTTGAAACTGGATGATCCTTTCTTGGGAAAGGCACAGGTACATGCGCTCGGTGTCCTTCAGGTAGAAGGCACACTTGTGGAGCTGGGAGACGGGGTCGTCAGCGTCCAGCAACGCCGTCTGCTTGTCCACCTTTCGGATGatctggaggggggggggaagaaagcAATGGATTAGCCGCCGGGAGGTTGACGGAGGAGTGGAAAGAAGGTGTAGGGAAGTATGGGGGGAAAAAGATAGGAGAGGGAAATGGTATCATGAAAAAGAAAGTCACCACGataaggaaagaagagaaaaagatttGGTGTCTATTCCTTCCACATTTCCTAATTTACAATGACTTCATCTTCCCCTCTGGGATCATTAAAGTTTCTCTGTCAGATCTGTGTAATGTCAGATGATGTGTATTCTTTTTACCAGTCTGGGCAGCGCCATGCCGGTGACAGAGCAGACCAGCTTGACCGTCTGGCCGTAGTGGATGTAACCGTCTCTCACAGTGAACTCTTCTCCTTCTGACTCCTCGTCatccactgcaaacacacaacacaggagAGAAGACATCAGTGGTGCGACAATCCTCCCACAATCTGCTGTGTGACGAACAAAATCACACTTTTGTTTGTGACAGGCTGTCATCAGGTTGTTCTCACTTCCtctgtttgatttgtggtgtttcTAAATCAATAGTGTTTGTGTCACTGACACTGTGAACTCGGGCTGGATGAAACGTACACAGGTGGATGTAGAAGGCGCCCCACTGCTGGGAGCTGGCGTGAAAGTTGCCCCCCTCCACGTGTAGATAGCGCGTGCTGACCGTTTGGGACCGCAGCCGGTTGAACAGCGCCACCTTGGTCCCTGATGCGATGCACACTGTGGGGacacagacatgcaggttaCACAACGTGACATGTGGCCCTCAGGTCAGCTGTGTGAGCCGAGCGATACGAGGCGAGAAGAGAAACAAGTCTGAGCGGAGGAGGTGACGTGTGCAGGTGAGAAACATGCAACTGGGATAGCATTCAAATTAACctacactgccctctagtggttaGAATTAATAATAACATTGATAATAATAACCTAAAAGAAAAATTGGGTTTTAcattggaaaaaataaataaatcaagattAAAACAAACTTGCACGATAATTAAATAAACTCAAATACACAAGGCAAAGGTACAATACATTAAAgtatattcttaaaaaaaaatgtgtgaacaaCCAACTCACAGTCAGCGTTTTTGAGGGACTGCTTCTTTTTGGAGGGCTTGGAGATGACTTTGATCCTCTTGCTGAGGAAGACACCAATGTCAGCGCTGTTGCCGTAGAACATCTTGACAGACAACATGAAGTGCTTTCTCTTGTCGGAGTCGGATATGTACAAGGTTTTAGCTGTGCAATAATTCTGAAAAGACGACAGCAGACAGGGGAAATCTGATTAGAAGGTTTTCTTCTATTTACACTCGCCGGCAGCTTTGCCCGATGTGTTTGCAAAGACGGAGacaaagtgaacacacacacacacaaacacacacaactaacaTTTCTATCTAAGCTGTGGCTTCGTAAATAGAACTCGAAAAATGTATCAGATGGCTACAAAGCCGGCTGATATGAGCCCATCTCAGATTTtgagaaacttttattttacagaataaacaatgcagcaaagacatgcatttatatttaacttctATTTATTAACCTAGAAATACGCCGCAGTCTTATGAGAGGCTCCCTGTTTCATTAGTGTAAATAAGCACGTCAACGGGTGACGCACCTTTCCCTCTAGGTTGAGCTGTTGCATTTCCTGGTCGCTGTTGCCGATGCCGATGAAGGCACAGGGCTGCGACTCCTGCTCGGAGCAGCCGTCTCGCTCCATCtgctccttctttttcttccagcCGCTGCCCATCAGGTACACGCAGGGGGGAGGGCAGAAGAACCTGCACACAGGGAAACACATTCATGAGTGTGTGGGTGCAAATGCTTCAAAGACACGTTTCTCTTTGACTTCAGTGATGGTTACGTGAGGAGTTTTATGTATCTTGTGTAGATACCAAATGTTAGTTGCCTCATTCGCTTCTGCAAGTTATATTTAAGCCTTTACTGGAAATATGATATGATTTTAATCCACTTGCCTTTTTAGCAAAGAAACATATTCACATCTGCAAGGCTGGTAAATATGCACAGATTCTTTTTTAGAACATAAAATAACATTCTTTtatgaatcaaaaataaatggagGAGAAAGGACAAAACCACGATTCACGAAAATAAGTTAATATCTTTTTGAAACAGTACAAAATGTGCATCTTTTATTacaccacaagagggcagcgcTGCACCAAGCTTCGACAAGACAGCCATTTTTATCAACATATTGTTATGTATAATTTAACTAAAGCCTCTTTTGTCACGCTGTCAAACCTAATTCCACAGATGTTACTGAGATCAGTCCAACATGTAAATGATATGTTGTGAAATATAAACAAGGATTTCAGATGAAAAGtcactttttccattttgaaatCACCCTCTTTGCCTCTTATGTCAAGAAATAGAAACCTCGTGAAAGGAAAATGACAACTCGAGTCTTgttgaaatgtgtaaaatcaaCTCATCTGCTTCAAACAAATGTATGTGCGTCAGTGTGCAACTGGAAAGTGACCTATTTCGCAACACACACGTCTGTCTCTGTGGGTGTTTGTCTGCTTTCACCTCCTATAAAAAGCACAGACAGAACGagtcagaaagaaaagaagggagaCGGCACATTTGCATTCTCCGTGCGCCCACTTTCTCTGTTGCAGACGTAATCGCAAGtgcgagacacacacacacacacacacacacacaacacaaacgtTGTGTGGGGATTTTTCAGGCCAAGGGAGGTTGAAACATTAATATGCCCACAGATGTAGAAACCCGTCTGTATATGTGACTAGAAATCCCTTCAGGACTGTGTCTATTGGTTACGGATACTTTTCAGGTTTTGAGTGAACACCTAAACCGAAGCCCTGCACCGACATGTCACTGAGCGACTCACAAAGCAGCAGCGCTGATAGCTGATCCTCTACACGCACGCCATTTGTCTCGCCGGTGTCACTTTAACTGAAAAGTTATCGGA
The genomic region above belongs to Hippoglossus hippoglossus isolate fHipHip1 chromosome 18, fHipHip1.pri, whole genome shotgun sequence and contains:
- the rbpjb gene encoding recombination signal binding protein for immunoglobulin kappa J region b isoform X2, with product MRNYLKERGDQTVMILHAKVAQKSYGNEKRFFCPPPCVYLMGSGWKKKKEQMERDGCSEQESQPCAFIGIGNSDQEMQQLNLEGKNYCTAKTLYISDSDKRKHFMLSVKMFYGNSADIGVFLSKRIKVISKPSKKKQSLKNADLCIASGTKVALFNRLRSQTVSTRYLHVEGGNFHASSQQWGAFYIHLLDDEESEGEEFTVRDGYIHYGQTVKLVCSVTGMALPRLIIRKVDKQTALLDADDPVSQLHKCAFYLKDTERMYLCLSQERIIQFQATPCPKEPNKEMINDGASWTIISTDKAEYTFYEGMGPVHSPVTPVPVVESLQLNGGGDVAMLELTGQNFTPNLRVWFGDVEAETMYRCAESMLCVVPDISAFREGWRWVRQPVQVPVTLVRNDGIIYSTTLTFTYTPEPGPRPHCSAAGAILRTGNSSLLSSGGQEAGSGVYGPNSTSNAGVTSSSSTAAAVVS
- the rbpjb gene encoding recombination signal binding protein for immunoglobulin kappa J region b isoform X3, which produces MAPVVTGKFGERPQPQRLTREAMRNYLKERGDQTVMILHAKVAQKSYGNEKRFFCPPPCVYLMGSGWKKKKEQMERDGCSEQESQPCAFIGIGNSDQEMQQLNLEGKNYCTAKTLYISDSDKRKHFMLSVKMFYGNSADIGVFLSKRIKVISKPSKKKQSLKNADLCIASGTKVALFNRLRSQTVSTRYLHVEGGNFHASSQQWGAFYIHLLDDEESEGEEFTVRDGYIHYGQTVKLVCSVTGMALPRLIIRKVDKQTALLDADDPVSQLHKCAFYLKDTERMYLCLSQERIIQFQATPCPKEPNKEMINDGASWTIISTDKAEYTFYEGMGPVHSPVTPVPVVESLQLNGGGDVAMLELTGQNFTPNLRVWFGDVEAETMYRCAFAPVSFSLQGIYTQLLEVLFSISSAK
- the rbpjb gene encoding recombination signal binding protein for immunoglobulin kappa J region b isoform X1, producing the protein MAPVVTGKFGERPQPQRLTREAMRNYLKERGDQTVMILHAKVAQKSYGNEKRFFCPPPCVYLMGSGWKKKKEQMERDGCSEQESQPCAFIGIGNSDQEMQQLNLEGKNYCTAKTLYISDSDKRKHFMLSVKMFYGNSADIGVFLSKRIKVISKPSKKKQSLKNADLCIASGTKVALFNRLRSQTVSTRYLHVEGGNFHASSQQWGAFYIHLLDDEESEGEEFTVRDGYIHYGQTVKLVCSVTGMALPRLIIRKVDKQTALLDADDPVSQLHKCAFYLKDTERMYLCLSQERIIQFQATPCPKEPNKEMINDGASWTIISTDKAEYTFYEGMGPVHSPVTPVPVVESLQLNGGGDVAMLELTGQNFTPNLRVWFGDVEAETMYRCAESMLCVVPDISAFREGWRWVRQPVQVPVTLVRNDGIIYSTTLTFTYTPEPGPRPHCSAAGAILRTGNSSLLSSGGQEAGSGVYGPNSTSNAGVTSSSSTAAAVVS